A window of Synergistaceae bacterium contains these coding sequences:
- a CDS encoding metal-dependent transcriptional regulator, whose translation MITPRIEDYLEELFLLESTGREVTVTDLAERLKITKGTVTATVQKLVEMEFLKHERYGNLHLTDAGRRKGMTVFRRHEGFRAFFHELLGLDRDHSSEMACSMEHYVDSVTEERLYALLEFFRKAKAEHQPWVDEIFLAIEQPILIVPVPLTLCEINSEGAILRHTAEEPLRKKLIEMGFVTGSKVKLTAITQQEDESEIYTCKLSKKLINLPLNEAATIWIQQQAK comes from the coding sequence ATGATTACTCCCAGAATAGAGGACTATTTAGAAGAGTTATTTTTGCTTGAGAGTACAGGGCGTGAAGTTACAGTTACAGATTTGGCCGAGCGACTCAAGATAACAAAGGGGACTGTTACGGCGACAGTGCAGAAACTCGTAGAAATGGAATTCTTGAAACATGAACGCTACGGGAATTTGCATTTAACGGACGCAGGAAGACGCAAGGGAATGACAGTTTTCCGCCGTCATGAGGGATTCAGGGCGTTTTTCCATGAGTTATTAGGGCTTGACAGGGATCACTCTTCAGAAATGGCCTGCTCAATGGAACACTATGTAGACTCAGTAACTGAAGAGAGATTATATGCGTTACTTGAATTTTTCAGGAAAGCCAAAGCCGAACATCAGCCGTGGGTCGACGAAATATTTTTAGCGATCGAGCAGCCTATTTTAATTGTGCCAGTCCCGTTGACTTTATGCGAAATTAATTCAGAAGGTGCAATTTTACGCCACACAGCAGAAGAGCCCCTGCGCAAAAAATTAATAGAAATGGGATTCGTTACCGGCTCAAAAGTTAAATTAACTGCAATTACTCAACAGGAAGACGAGAGCGAGATTTATACGTGCAAGCTCAGCAAGAAATTAATAAATCTTCCGTTAAATGAGGCTGCTACGATATGGATTCAACAGCAGGCAAAATAA